CTTATGCATTATAGACCGAAAATGCACGACCAGGTGCGTTCTCCTGGTGAAAGATCTATTACATACATTGCACctacatgaaaatttataatttaattattaattaccTAAATCGAATATAACGGAGAACATgtttattagggtgggtcatttttttttttttggtcaacagGCAAGAAGAAACTTTCACCATGAAactatgggtctaaaatcaaaacctagcGCCTGTTGAGAGATTTCAAAATACACAGtaaaggaatttttaaaaacaaatcttataTCTTTATGTCTCTCGGTGGGAGctaggttttaattttaaacccaTACTTTCCTTTTCTTTTGTGTAGATTCCGCTTGTGCTATACGCTTTTTCGCACCCGAACAAATTGACACACCCTAATGTTTATACTTACTTAAAATGCCTTTCACCTGTATGTGTTAACATGTGATTTTTAAGAATGTATGAAGTGGTGAACGATTTACCACATTGAGAGCACATAAATGGTCTTTCATTCGTATGCGTTCTTTCGTGTTTTATTCGTGTACTATAGTCAGTAAATCTCCGATCACAGTATTTGCATGCGAACGGCCTTTCACCCGTATGCCTTCTCATATGCCTTCTTAGCTCTGAACTTGTGAAAAATTTGTCTGGACAAAGTCTAagcatatacaaattgtattaacgttatataaaaacatacatatattaacaaCTTATTCCTTACTCGCATGCACATCGCTTATCACCAGAATGTCTtcttaaatgtaatttaaaatgatgGCGACACGTAAAATGATTACCACATTGATCGCATATGAACATATTAGGATGTTCCTCAGCATCTTTACGTTTTTTCCTCGATTTCGTAATTTccctttttattttgatattaccTCTTTCAGTCGGATGACCATCTTCTACCTTCTTGCTTTTTCGATTTGACTTTGACTTCTTTGATACAATTATTTTAGTTTCTGAATTGTAGTCCTCGTCACTATACTGAACATCCAAAGCTTCATCACTTAACGGCGTCGTCGTATCAAAATCATCATCTGTTTTATCGCAAATTACTTCTTCTATACAAATTTTCGTATCTTCCAGCGTATTTTCTTCATTAGGTTGTAATTCCAATGCATTGACTTCGTCCCCACTTGCTTTAACAAAGGTAAGGCtttcctttttaataaaatcttgcgattgtatatttatttctttttcttcATCTGTTTCATAGATTTCTTCTTGGTTGCCTACTGTTATATTCTTCTCTTCCTTAACAACAAACACCtgtacaaattcggttgcttcCACTAACCCAttactattttgttttttatttccttttgaGTTCTGTAATTTATAAGACGCCTGCACTTTAAGGAAATCATCTCGGAATTTGTACGCACTGATTAAATCCTTTTTGCAATCGCAACACATTAGCTTGGGGAAACCCAAACtatttttaagctaaaattagaaaatgtatACATAAGGACCTGATTCAAACtcaatttaagaaatattgtacaaagtacatttcaaatagtttttggttaaaattaccAATCGGCCTACATACCCTTAAGCCTGTAAGTTCTTTAAgatacaataataattttttgttttgattgtcGAACAGTTTAATAGCGCCCTTTTCATTGACATTTTTAGCACATATTCTACATAAGTTTTCACACATCGTTCGGAGTATCGAAGCTTTTAAAtaccaataatattaaaatataaatttttgtgaaCACAAACAATAAACAATTCTCAGCCAATAGCTagctacacacaaaaaaataatacgtttttaagttatttatagtgaattttttttctttttttaaaaactattattaCTAAATGAGACAAATAATAATCCTATgtaagaataaatattttttgtaaaaaattatttaaaaaaaaattctcagtGTTTATTGTTAAATCAGATGATTTTAGTCGCAATACTGCCACATTGTATGTATCTATTTgccaatacaaattaaaatagcCAGATCAAGGTATAttacaaggcgaatttatagaggtgacgacagaactacacaaatacaacatatacaaaaacaacaggtactttgtttttgtaaaaagataagtgaactgtcaaagttgcctgtggttgtttttgcttttgggtttgttgtatttttcgccacaacaaacacaagtgaattgacagttccaaggtgcatttaataaggtgccatcggcagcacagctgattatagaaatagcacgcacaaatgtcaaactacatatataaaaaatattcgcccgtacgtcaaactctatatataaaaaataagtgaattcgcctgtatttatttcaattcgccactgctgtcaccttgttaaatacgccttggacagttcacttgtctaaacaactgaataaaaaaaataatcagctgttcttctgtcgtcaccttctatagattcgccttgggtatattaattataaggtagtgtttagggttctatagctgaaacaaaaagtcgacttttcgactttttccgttttttaaaaagtcgacttttcgaactttcgacttttttcgttttttaaaaagtcgacttttcgaactttcgacttttttagaccatttcttgtaaaaaatacatagtttctacatttattgatgcgccttttgtaatgtttagcaataaaaatgaaatttatcaaggcgataatagttagaagaatgttgcgTAGAAAaaagtgtaccaaattgcaatagttttagtataatgttgcaattaatttttttttttaacaatctaaaaagtagacttttatcgactattcgacttttatcgactattttcgacatTTATCGATTATTCGACtattgagataacataatcgattgttcgacttttttcagcaaaaagtcgattgttcgaacaatcgacttatagaaccctagtagTGTTATCAGAACAgctcaaggcgtatttaacaaggtggcagcagtggcgaattgaaataaatacaggcgaattcacttatt
The nucleotide sequence above comes from Calliphora vicina chromosome 1, idCalVici1.1, whole genome shotgun sequence. Encoded proteins:
- the LOC135963324 gene encoding transcription factor Ouib-like, producing the protein MCENLCRICAKNVNEKGAIKLFDNQNKKLLLYLKELTGLRLKNSLGFPKLMCCDCKKDLISAYKFRDDFLKVQASYKLQNSKGNKKQNSNGLVEATEFVQVFVVKEEKNITVGNQEEIYETDEEKEINIQSQDFIKKESLTFVKASGDEVNALELQPNEENTLEDTKICIEEVICDKTDDDFDTTTPLSDEALDVQYSDEDYNSETKIIVSKKSKSNRKSKKVEDGHPTERGNIKIKREITKSRKKRKDAEEHPNMFICDQCGNHFTCRHHFKLHLRRHSGDKRCACELCPDKFFTSSELRRHMRRHTGERPFACKYCDRRFTDYSTRIKHERTHTNERPFMCSQCGKSFTTSYILKNHMLTHTGERHFKCNVCNRSFTRRTHLVVHFRSIMHKQAVEKDKRPISQEELPQPHSLVPQSTHIPTFLV